The Helianthus annuus cultivar XRQ/B chromosome 11, HanXRQr2.0-SUNRISE, whole genome shotgun sequence region TTAAGAGAAAATTAGTCTTCGGAATTTATTTACCGTTGGATAATTCAATATGAGTCAAGATATACATATCCTTATTTAGGAGTGGAGTTTGAACTTACGGATTTAGTCGGGTGAATGTCTATTATCGATGTGATATATAAAAGTTAAAGACAGAAGGTTATGGATTTTATGCAACTAAGAGAAAATTAGCCTTTAAAGTTTATTTACGGTTGGATAATTTGATGAATGACGATATTATTATCCTTCTTTAGCAGTGGAGTTAGAACTTACGGATTTACTTGGCTGAATGTCTATCATCAGCAGTGGCAGGCCCATGAATTATTTGCTGGGTtgcggatgagtggttcaagcatTTTTTTAAGGGTTGCGGTCGGGGTTTTTGCCtaaaaatacactaatttttttttcaaggggtgcgtcCGCTCACCCACGCAGACACTTAGGTCCGCCCTGATCATCAATGTGATATATAACAGTTAAAGAGAAATGGTTATCGGTTTTATGCAACTAGTTGAGTTAATTAAATGTTGAATAGTTGTAAGTTCagacaaaaaataataataattataataatagtatatttatcatttaaaaaaGTTCGGCTTCATGAAAATTTGATGCATGAGAAAAAGGATAACGAATTAACGAGAGGATTCAAAAAACAAAGTCTTGATTTTTAAAACTTATAAACTTGTAATCAAGAGTATCTACGTTGCTAGATTAAAAATATAGAGATTCttttagaccacccgtagtggggcgtttttaaaaaaaaaaaaattgaaaaaaaacgtCCGGAAACACCTCCACCCCCATTACGGTAGGCGTTATCcggcgttatttttgaaaaaaaatgtaacCAGCGTGTTtattaaaacgccaaaatggGATTGTGATGGCTTGACTTTGGTTTGACTGGCCAATGAGGAATagattggtttttttttttttaatgattgaaaagggcattattaggcattattcccactacgccacttttgcaataacgccccatgctaactgggatgacacgtgtcggataatgccccatggtgggggcattatttttcttaaccactacgggtggtcttatggTTGAGTTGGTTTGGATATGTGAGGAGAAGGCTAGTGCTATCGGTAGTTAGAGTTGTCTAAACCTTACTGTGGAGGAGAGGAGTAGAGGTTGACCTAAATTTACTTGGGATCAACGAATTAGGCATGTTATGGTAGAGTTGCACCTCTCTGATGATTTAATCCAGGATAAAGGGCTATGGAAACGTAGGATTATGGTTAAAGACTTTTAGTGGATGATACTTATGTTTGTTAGCTTTGGTTTAGGGACTTCGAGGATCTTACACTTTAGGTGGGCTTTCCATTTGATTGTCTTTATGCTGTGTCTGCTAGACTTTGCATGTctatatgttatatatatatctAGTCGTGTTTGTTATTCCGTTGTATGATTTGGAGTCGGAGGTCTCTTtgaaagcagcctctctatccttATGGATGGAGGTAAGATATGTCTACATCTCACTCCCCCGGATCCTACCAATAACTTTGTTATTTGTGTAATTTACTAGATTGTTTTTGTAGAGTCTTCTATGGTTGTTGgtcatttgtttatttatttcgcTAAACAAACATGTACTTGATAGAGTTCATCAAATAGTAATGTATTTAACCCCACCACTTTTAATATTATATCTACCCAAAATATTTATATGCGAGACCAAATCGTACATGTTAGTTGGTCGGTCGTAATCATAGTACTTTGTTGATAATAATTATCTAGGTTGTAACTAGTCTCAGGGTTGTAACTAATAAACGTTTAGGAGTTAGCCAAAATGTGCTACTTGTTtgataataaatatttaaataaacctTATGATGATGAAATGGAATCAGAAAACCAAACTTGATGTAAACATATCCTATGCACTAAAAAACATTTAACGTATTTTTTTAACTACACCAACTATAaactttttagtttaaaaaaaggATCGTTTATAACAACGAACGAAATCGTTCTTCATTTATATTCAGAAGATATCCCACCTCAAACACAACTAGACTTACAAGATTTTACAAACAAATCAGAATATTTCATCTGGTCTAAGGTGCACCATTGCCTGAAAACCAGATCAAAAACTCATCAACTAGCGAGTGTCGAGAGAAGCAGTTCGTCACAGAGGCTGCCACTGCCACTGCCAGCGTGCTCGTCCTTTTTGTTCCCTTTCGGGCTGCCCCCAGAACTGCTATTCGAAAGCGAAACAAATGTTGTTTTATGTAACACACCAGTAGGtgaagattccatatgatggttCACAGCATCCCACATTTCAGTCATGTGGTTCATTTCCAGACCCGACGATGGATTCTTGATCTTTACTTCATTACTACTAGACGTCCGATTCAACACTTCTCCTAACGGACCCCCCATCGAGCTTCCCCACGAAATGGGGATCCAGTTTGACGCTTGTTTGTGGGCCGGGTCAAGTTGAAACTCAAGTGGTGGAACCACGAGTTTCTCTTGACCCGGAGAGTTTGAGGACGATGAGAAGTCGGAAGCCATGGGAATGGACATGGAGAGTTGGGTCCAATCTCGTTTTAGCGGCTCGTCTTTAGACCACACGTCGACAAAATGGGGAAGCGGGTTCGGGTTCGAGTTCGGGTCGGATGCACCTTGGTCCAAGAAAGATGTATAATTTGTGGGATACATCAAAGAATCCGAGGCTTGTGTCCTGCGTTCAGAACCAGGGGTGAGAATTTCTGACATGACTcgaaaacacgacacgaacctaacacgaaattcacaGGTTTgcgtttagtctaaacgggtcgggtcagtttcTGGTTGAACCCGCAAACcagtttagctaaacgggtcaggttcgggtcaacccggtcggttggcgggttgacccatttatattatattatatttttttacaatacGTTTTATGTCATAAATCAAATTGTGTGTATTTTAGGTCATAGCTATaagttataacttaaaaagagaaattcacataagattttataatttaaatgtaattttattatatacatttgtgttttttagtaaactttaattttaatatatgaatttgcggaaaaaaaaattgggttgaacaggtcgtgttcgggttcatatgtataaCTGATTTTTGAGtttgggtcgtgttcgggtttgtctaaaattttcgggttcgggtcgggttgaacccgccaacccacGAACACGACCCATTTAGCACCCCTATTCCGAACCAAAATATTCACACCCTAGAATCAGAgtgtagtattttttttttttgttaacggcAACTCACACACCCATCTAATTTTACCTGCTGATGGGAGTTTGCGCGGATGCAGCAACGGCGGGATTATGGTGGTGCAAGGTGGCGGTAGGGGTTGCCCGTGTGGTGGAAACAGGTACAGATGAGGAGGAAACAACGGGAGCCGCTTTAGATGCGGCTGGACCGGAGACAGCTTGGCCATTCTGGCCTTCCACAGGCTTTCTTGAACGATGACGGCCTCTGTTGATGTGTCGTTCGCAGTATTTCTGATCGGGAACAGCATCTCTAGAGCACCTCCATTTCTTCCCATCTGTTCTTCGACACCTCCCGGGTTCCGGATCGTTGTTACCCGAAAACCCGAGATGGAAAGATCCCCATCCATCTTCAAACCCAAACAAAAATATGATCAGATTCTAAATTTAACAAACGTACCTAGTAATATTAAGGCTTAAATTGCAGTGGTGGAACCAGAACTTTTTATTAGGGAGTCATCGTAAGACTCTTTTGTATCTTTTGTACCGGCTACTAGGGATGGGTTtttttttcccaaatacccgtactcgtacccgtaccgattttaggtatttggtacatgtatcggtacccagttttattgattttggtattcggtACTTTCGGTATTGGTACATGTACAGATAAAaacgggtactggtaccgaattttaTGTAGACctttaatagttttttttttgtattatgtttGGTTTCGTATTATGGTATTTATAGTACTTGTATTGATTTTACCTATATATGGTACCCGTATCATCTTGGTACTCGTACCAgttttacctatttggtactcgTACTATATTGGTACTCATGTCAATTTTACCTGTTTGGTACTCGTATAAGTGctcaaaaactaaataaaaacaaaatggtaccaaAGCGGATACCGTACCGAAAATACCCGTACCGTACGTCCGTACCTATATATTTGGTACGGTATTTGGTACccagttttgttcaaattcggtACTGGTATTTTTAGTACCGGTACGGGTATGGGTATGGGTACGGGTATTGTACCAATCCCATCCCTACCGGTTGGTACCAAGCTCATCCCTACTCGCAACGAGACCTGACGATTCTAAAATTAGTTATGATAAAACAAAGGAGATTAATTGATTATACGTACATGAATTGGGGGCATATGAGGTTGAAGAGGAAGACCCGGGGAAAAGGAAAGTGTTGAGTGATTTTCTGAGTGGATTGAGCAAATGCGACGGAACAGGGACATTAGCGACGAAATGTTTGTAGATCAAAGCTTGGTGTTCCAGCTCCATCCATTGAGAAGGGGTAAAGGGTCCTTTATACCTTGAAACAGGCATATGCATACCTGCTGGTAATCCACCATAACCATACCCTACAACAACACCACCACTTTTAACATCAAATTTGCCATAAAAGATATAGTAACAGATTAGTGACCAACTGACAATGTTAACATCAACTTTAAGTTGTACATTATGCAGTGACAGTTGTAAGTTAAAAGACATTTATATGTTGTATAAGTCAAACACACACAACCATTAGTTACCATTGGTAGTGAGTGGTGACAACATAGTTCCAAAAACCATAGCTAACTTTTTTCAACAAAAAGCAAAATGTACAACTTTTTGATGCATGTAGTACAAGTTACTAATAAATATTACCAAAatgaaaacatgataaaacattTATTGGGTTTGTTCCCTAGGATcccattccccccccccccccccccccccaattaatttatctataaaaaaataaagacaaaaagattcTTAACTTGACCTACAAAATCATAAAGATCTACTTTGAATCACATATTTCCAAGATCACTCACAAAACCCACATGTCAAATtgaaaaaaaatcactttttttcCTAATTTAATGTAAGAAAACCAATTAATCTTGTGAAACACCCACATAAACATATAACATACATACCTATACCTATGTATTTTCCCCAAATTAATTTATCTtaaaaaataaagacaaaaagattcTTAATTTGACCTACAAATACATAAAGATTTACTTTAATTTACATATTTTCAAGATCACACACAAAACCCAGatatcaaatttaaaaaaaaaatcacttttcttctaatatatatataatttgtcAAGTGCCttttttttgagttttgatttagTACACCAAATTTGTTTGGTGGTTAAGTTTGGCCCCTTTGTTTGTTGTCACATTTCGCCCCTCAAATTTATTTTTCATCTTTTTGTGAAAGAGTTTTCTCCTTCACCTTAAGTTCCAAATTCGTCACTTTTACCCTCACGTTTTAAAAATTTTATACATTATCTATTTGACCCCCTTCACTTGCTAATACGTGTCGGTGTAAATTCGACATTGTCTTCGTTTTACATCGCGTGAGTCATTTGGTGTTATTAATTCGTGTTATGATTTTACAGTTTTCTCAGTTTTGGTCCAGCCGTtgcaacacagcaaaatcacttCTCGTTTAATGtaaaaaaacaactaaaaacAGTGAAACAACCACAGAAACATACATGttaatatacacatatacatattaAAAATATTTCAGTTTATCTTTAAAACTAAAGACAGAAAGACTCTTAATTTGACCTACAAAAAAACATAAAGATTTCCTATGATTTACATATTTTCAAGATCACACACAAAACCCAAAtatcaaaatgaaaaaaaatcacttttttcCTCATTTAGTGTAGAAAAAAAAACTTATGAAAATAGTAAAACACCCACATAAACATATTACCTCTACCTCTGTATTTTTCCCCCAATTAATTTATCAtaaaaaataaagacaaaaagattcTTAATTTGACCTACAAATACATAAAGATTTTATATTCAAGATCACACACAAAACCTAGATATCAAATTTAAAAAAGATCACTTTTTCTTCTAATTTAatgtaataaaaaaaaaaactgaaaacagtgaAACAACCACACAAACATACATATTAATATACACATATACTTGaaacccaacccccccccccccaaaccccaCAATTAATTTATCTTTAAAACCAAAAAGATTCTTAATTTGACCAACAAAAACATAAAGATTTCCTATGATTCACATATTTCCAAGATCAcacacaaaacccacatatcaAATTGAAAAAAAATCACTTTTATCCTAATTTGATGTAAGAAAACCAATTAAATATTGTGAAACACCCCCATAAACACACATACACATAAACATGTAACATATACCTATACCTATGTATTTTCCCCCAATTATTGTAACttaaaaataaagacaaaaagattcTTAATGTGACCTACAAATACATATAATTTACATAGTGTCAAGATCACACACAAAACTCAGatatcaaatttaaaaaaaatcactttttcttctattttaatgtaaaaaacaaCAACTAAAAACAGTGAAACAAACACAAAAAGATTCTTAATTTGACCTACAAAAACATAAAGATTTCCTATGATTTACATATTTCCAAGATCACACACAAACCCACATAtcaaattgaaaaagaaaaatcactTTTTTCCTCATTtaatgtaaataaaaaaaaacttatgaaAATAGTTAAACACCCACATatcaaattgaaaaaaaaaatcactttttttcCTCATTTTTCatgttaataaaaaaaacttatgaaaatagttttttttttttgaacggcaaaaacATTCTATGATTATAGAATAGGGCCAGCATATGTTGTAAAACCCAAAATTACACTACAAATAAGAATAAGAAAAAAAACGACATAGATATACAAACTATCCCTTCTCCCACTACTACTTTAAATGAGGAAAAAAAGTGATCTTTTTTCAATTTGATATGTGGGTGTTTAACTATTTTCATTTTTTATGAAAATAGTTAAACACCCACATATCAAATTAAAAAAAGATCACTTTTTTTCCTCATTTaatgtaaataaaaaaaacttgtgAAAATAGTAAAACACCCACATatcaaattgaaaaaaaaaaatctcttTTTTCCTCATTTTTCATGTTAATAAAAAAACTTATGAAAACAGTAAAACACCCACATATCAAATTGAAAAAATATCACTTTTTTTCctcatttttcatgttaaaaaaaaaaaaaaaacttatgaaAAGAGTAAAaaacacacatatataaatatatacctGTATTTCTAATGTAAGCAGGTGAGGAGGGCTGGTAAAAAGAAAAAAGTGAAGGCTGGTTTCCATCTttaacagaaaaagaaaaactaaGCATGTTGTTGTTGGTATCATCATCAGCAGCTGAAAGTGAAAGAAGAGAGTCAGATCTCAAGGACATTGACTTGTTGGGTGGTTGGTCAAAGTAATCACTTCTTGAAGATTTGGAgggttgaagaagaagaaaatgatcATGCGGGTCTTCGGGTTCGGATCTTTCTTGCTTGGTGAACCCAGATccatgtttgtttttgtttttatcatcATGGGTTAAGATACAACTACaagtgttgttgttgttgttgttgttgttgtcaaaTGTTGTCATTGCAAAATCCATGTGTTTTGGAAGTGTGAGAATCTAGAGGGGTTtcatggagagagagagagagagagagagagttgaagCTGCGGAGAAGACGAAGCTTTGAACGAAAATGAATGGAACTCAAGACAACACTTAAAAGGGGCATTGAAGTTTAAGATTTCATTGTAATGTAATCCACTTTGTAATGTATTTGCACAATAGTCCTTGTAGTTTGAGGAGTTTTATTGCAAGTTAAAGACTATGTAATATATAATCACTCATTTTTGACCAATAGTCCAAGACCATATATAACCGAGGAGTAAACTACAATTTGCCTTCCCGTGACTGTATTTCATCACGCATTGCCTCCCTTCGTCAGATGGTCGTTTACTTGACCATTTGAAAAGCGAGTAAATGACTATTGTACCATTTTTCTATTACAGTATGCGCTCATGTGGTTTCATTATTATCACAacaacccaccaccatcatcatcaagaCTATATAATAGATAATTACTCATTATTAGAGCAGACACATATATCCGACTGAAGTTACCCGGAGATCTCTTGTAGCTACAAAGTATAGTATATAATCTTGCATTTTCAACTAAAACCATCTGCAAAGGCGTTTGTGGGCTAGGGTTTCCAAGACGAAAGTTCGTGTGGACAGACAATACGTGGAGGGGATGAAGGAGTTAATATGGGAGAATGAGGAGCGAAAGATGGAGGAATTGCGTACAAAGAGGAACACTTGTTACGATATGTAAAGCAATTTTCAAACAAGGTCTAATGTTTGCGAATGGTGTGATATTTAAGACTGTCATGTGTTGTTTCACATTCCACGTTATCACCTCAGCGCGACATCAGATTCCACTTTGTTACCACTTTCTTCCACTACcacttcttttttatttttttaaacttttatgttttaacaaaataataagaAATTCAAAGTAAACATCATAATTAAAAAAGTACataaaaattatgctaaaacgcACATAAAAACATACATCAGTTaaaataaaaacatacaaaaaccagCATTGAAAATGGAA contains the following coding sequences:
- the LOC110889297 gene encoding growth-regulating factor 1; protein product: MDFAMTTFDNNNNNNNNTCSCILTHDDKNKNKHGSGFTKQERSEPEDPHDHFLLLQPSKSSRSDYFDQPPNKSMSLRSDSLLSLSAADDDTNNNMLSFSFSVKDGNQPSLFSFYQPSSPAYIRNTGYGYGGLPAGMHMPVSRYKGPFTPSQWMELEHQALIYKHFVANVPVPSHLLNPLRKSLNTFLFPGSSSSTSYAPNSYGWGSFHLGFSGNNDPEPGRCRRTDGKKWRCSRDAVPDQKYCERHINRGRHRSRKPVEGQNGQAVSGPAASKAAPVVSSSSVPVSTTRATPTATLHHHNPAVAASAQTPISRTQASDSLMYPTNYTSFLDQGASDPNSNPNPLPHFVDVWSKDEPLKRDWTQLSMSIPMASDFSSSSNSPGQEKLVVPPLEFQLDPAHKQASNWIPISWGSSMGGPLGEVLNRTSSSNEVKIKNPSSGLEMNHMTEMWDAVNHHMESSPTGVLHKTTFVSLSNSSSGGSPKGNKKDEHAGSGSGSLCDELLLSTLAS